The bacterium genome contains a region encoding:
- a CDS encoding DUF1232 domain-containing protein: MKELKVTFTLDAKDVDHLRRILQRSQSSVLKKTEDGVIGAALVLAREVRKFSPPEYVMERVERLESFVDMINDQDWALPVSVKRKVLGALAYFTDAEDLIADPVPGLGFLDDAIMIELVTRELRHELVGYRDFCDFRETVEQRPWTPAAQKALPGRLKTKRKQLRERIERNEIRAAEKAALGTRGRLRKLW; the protein is encoded by the coding sequence TTGAAAGAGTTGAAGGTCACATTCACGCTGGATGCCAAGGACGTCGACCATTTGCGCCGGATCCTGCAGCGCTCCCAATCGAGCGTATTGAAGAAGACTGAGGACGGGGTGATCGGCGCAGCGCTCGTACTGGCGCGCGAGGTTCGCAAGTTCAGCCCTCCCGAATACGTGATGGAGCGAGTCGAGCGACTCGAGAGTTTCGTCGACATGATCAACGATCAGGACTGGGCCCTGCCCGTTTCCGTGAAACGCAAGGTGCTCGGTGCTCTGGCCTACTTCACCGACGCCGAAGACCTGATCGCTGATCCGGTCCCCGGTCTGGGCTTCCTGGACGATGCCATCATGATCGAGCTCGTGACCCGGGAGCTGCGCCACGAGCTGGTCGGCTATCGGGATTTCTGCGATTTCCGCGAGACGGTCGAGCAGCGGCCCTGGACCCCAGCGGCGCAGAAAGCCCTTCCTGGGCGGCTGAAAACCAAGCGGAAACAGCTGCGTGAGCGCATCGAACGGAACGAGATCCGGGCCGCTGAGAAGGCGGCCCTCGGGACAAGAGGCCGGCTGCGAAAGCTCTGGTAG
- the purM gene encoding phosphoribosylformylglycinamidine cyclo-ligase has product MSTREYARSGVDTDEADRALARLLLEVAPTQAFGASSEIGVGHFAAVIRVGPVQLALTTDGVGTKLLIAETIERYDTVGIDCVAMNVNDLICVGAKPVAMLDYIACEKADPEIFSQLGRGLAEGAKLAGVSIVGGETAQVPSMVRGVSEGKGLDLVGMAVGFVPEGALIDGSTIEPGDIVIGVESNGVHSNGLTLARQVLNRFKLEEYIEELGSTIGEELLKPTHIYVPQVEAVAGAGIQPRAIAHITGDGLLNLRRVEAPVGFEITDLPEPNPIFGLIERSGEVARGEMRTVFNMGIGLCFVVQPSDAEKTLHAVRETGLQAWQIGHAVADPERKVRIPAEKLLGHSKQFLGEK; this is encoded by the coding sequence ATGAGCACGCGCGAGTACGCTCGTAGCGGCGTCGACACCGACGAGGCAGATCGCGCTCTCGCGAGACTCCTGCTCGAGGTCGCACCGACCCAGGCCTTTGGCGCTTCCAGCGAGATCGGCGTGGGCCATTTCGCGGCCGTAATCCGCGTCGGGCCCGTCCAGCTGGCGCTGACCACCGACGGTGTTGGAACCAAGCTGCTGATCGCCGAGACGATCGAGCGCTATGACACGGTCGGCATCGACTGTGTCGCCATGAACGTCAACGACTTGATCTGCGTGGGCGCCAAGCCGGTCGCCATGCTCGACTACATCGCCTGTGAAAAGGCCGACCCCGAGATATTTTCCCAGCTGGGCCGCGGTCTGGCTGAAGGCGCGAAGCTCGCCGGAGTCAGCATCGTGGGCGGCGAGACCGCTCAGGTCCCCTCCATGGTGCGGGGCGTGTCGGAGGGCAAGGGACTCGATCTGGTGGGCATGGCCGTCGGATTCGTTCCCGAGGGTGCCCTGATCGACGGCAGCACGATCGAGCCGGGCGATATCGTGATCGGTGTCGAATCCAATGGCGTGCACTCCAACGGGCTGACCCTGGCGCGCCAGGTGCTGAACAGGTTCAAGCTCGAGGAGTACATCGAGGAACTGGGCAGCACGATTGGCGAGGAATTGCTCAAGCCGACCCATATCTACGTGCCCCAGGTCGAGGCCGTAGCGGGGGCGGGTATCCAGCCGCGCGCGATCGCGCACATCACGGGCGACGGACTGCTGAATCTGCGCCGCGTCGAGGCGCCTGTGGGCTTCGAGATCACGGATCTGCCCGAACCCAACCCGATTTTCGGCCTGATCGAGCGCAGCGGCGAAGTCGCCCGGGGCGAGATGCGGACCGTCTTCAACATGGGCATCGGCCTGTGCTTCGTGGTGCAGCCCTCCGACGCCGAAAAGACACTCCACGCCGTGCGCGAGACGGGCCTGCAGGCGTGGCAGATCGGCCATGCAGTGGCCGATCCGGAGCGCAAGGTGCGAATCCCCGCCGAGAAGCTGCTCGGCCACTCCAAGCAGTTCCTCGGCGAGAAGTGA